GAAAGAAAGGGGGTGTCGCAAACAGATTAACAGAATACACATTGGACTTTGGCAAGAGACGTCGGGCATACCAAGAATTAAACCAGCCATGGTCTTTGCAAGGAGCGTCCCTTGATTAGTACTCggcttcttcgccctccatATCAAGGCTGTCCCCAGCAACCTCCTCGTAATCCTTCTCAAGGGCAGCCAAGTCTTCACGGGCTTCGGAGAATTCACCTTCTTCCATACCCTCACCCACGTACCAATGCACGAACGCCCGCTTGGAGTACATAAGGTCGAACTTGTGGTCGAGACGACTCCATGCCTCGGAAATGGCGGTTGTGTTGGAAAGCATGCTGACTGAGCGGTCGACAGGGGCGAGTTCGCTTCCGGGGACACGCGCGGGTTTCTGGTAGTTAATTCCCACCTTGAAACCAGTAGGACACCATTCAACTAGGTTGAAGGAAGCCTTGGCCTTGAGCGACGCGATGGCTTGGGTGCAGTCACGGGGCACGCAGTCTCCACGATACAGGAGGGCTACGGCCATGTACTTGCCGTTACGGGGATCACAAACGACCATCTGGTTGTTAGGCTCGGCACCTAGATGCAAGATCAGTTATTATATTTCTGTGATGTAGGCGACGGAATACGTTAGCAGCCAAAGTGAAAACATACACTGGAGAGTGAGATCCTGGACCTTGAAGCTCTCGTGAGAGCTGCGGTTGCTTGAAATAACGGGCGCGTACGAGATCAAGGGGTAGTGAATACGTGGGAACGGCACAAGGTTGGTCTGGAATTCATTCAGATCCACATTGAGAGCACCATCAAACCTAAGACTGGAGGTGATAGAGCTGACAACTTGGGCAATCAGACGGTTAAGGTGCTCAAAGCTGGGGCGAGGAATATCCAAGTTCCGGCGGCAGATATCATAAACAGCCTCGTTATCAACGAGGAACGTGCAGTCGGAGTTCTCAATTGTGCTGTGTGTGGACAGAACAGCGTTGTAAGGCTCAACGACAGCGGTGGAAACACGGGGAGAAGGATACACTGCGAACTCCAGCTTGGACTTCTTGCCGTATTCTGTGGACAGACGTTCGAGGAGAAGAGCGCCGAAACCAGAGCCAGTACCTCCGCCGAAAGAGTGGAAGACCAAAAATCC
This sequence is a window from Aspergillus nidulans FGSC A4 chromosome IV. Protein-coding genes within it:
- a CDS encoding alpha-tubulin (transcript_id=CADANIAT00000677) — encoded protein: MRGEVCHIHIGQAGTQLGNSAWELYLLEHGLGADGRLDPEKGEDINAGGSFETFFTETGSGKYVPRSIFVDLDPSPIDEIRTGPYRQLFHPEQLISGKEDAANNYARGHYTVGKELVDTVVDRVRRLSDNCSSLQGFLVFHSFGGGTGSGFGALLLERLSTEYGKKSKLEFAVYPSPRVSTAVVEPYNAVLSTHSTIENSDCTFLVDNEAVYDICRRNLDIPRPSFEHLNRLIAQVVSSITSSLRFDGALNVDLNEFQTNLVPFPRIHYPLISYAPVISSNRSSHESFKVQDLTLQCAEPNNQMVVCDPRNGKYMAVALLYRGDCVPRDCTQAIASLKAKASFNLVEWCPTGFKVGINYQKPARVPGSELAPVDRSVSMLSNTTAISEAWSRLDHKFDLMYSKRAFVHWYVGEGMEEGEFSEAREDLAALEKDYEEVAGDSLDMEGEEAEY